One genomic window of Panicum hallii strain FIL2 chromosome 6, PHallii_v3.1, whole genome shotgun sequence includes the following:
- the LOC112896995 gene encoding putative glycerol-3-phosphate transporter 1, protein MAQSHDMMSRKPPGLRLFGSAGSLRTYQTLVLVLTFFAYTCFHMTRKITSIVKSALDPQTKVGFSHWGRLHASNTLNIGWLPFNTVDGSALLGEIDVAFLAVYSVGMFFAGHIGDRMDLRIFLTIGMLGTAIFTTLFGAGYWLNVHNFYYFLVIQMISGLFQSIGWPSVVAVVGNWFGKSKRGLIMGIWNAHTSIGNIAGSLLAAFLLKFGWGWSFAIPSLIMAFVGLIVYIFLPINPEVMEIDIDSGEFNCEKDTVKEPLLEPGQEVKHKAVGFLEAWRIPGVAPFALCLFFSKLVAYTFLYWLPFYISHTRIGGEYLSDAMAGSLSTIFDVGGVLGGVLAGHISDRLNARAITAASFMYCAIPALFLYRTYGSMSIVWNICLMFITGMFVNGPYALITTAVSADLGTHSSLNGNSRALATVTAIIDGTGSVGAAIGPLVTGYISSKSWSAVFTMLMAAALLAGLLLTKLVCAELKGKVPSSASKDATGAQGAYSNEV, encoded by the exons ATGGCTCAGTCTCATGACATGATGAGCAGGAAACCTCCCGGTCTTCGGTTATTTGGAAGTGCTGGTTCTCTAAGAACATACCAGACCCTTGTCCTGGTTCTTACATTCTTTGCTTACACATGCTTTCATATGACTAGGAAGATCACAAGCATTGTCAAGAGTGCACTTGATCCCCAGACAAAGGTTGGTTTTTCTCACTGGGGACGATTGCACGCAAGCAACACCTTGAACATTGGCTGGTTGCCATTTAACACCGTTGATGGCTCAGCATTGCTTGGTGAGATTGATGTTGCATTCCTTGCTGTATATTCTGTTGGGATGTTCTTTGCTGGACATATTGGTGACCGGATGGATTTAAGGATCTTTCTGACAATTGGCATGCTTGGGACCGCCATATTCACAACTCTCTTTGGTGCTGGTTATTGGCTGAATGTCCACAACTTCTACTATTTCTTAGTTATTCAGATGATTTCTGGTCTGTTTCAATCAATCGGGTGGCCTTCAGTTGTTGCAGTTGTTGGAAACTGGTTTGGGAAGAGCAAGAGGGGGTTGATCATGGGTATATGGAATGCACACACTTCTATTGGGAATATAGCTGGCTCATTACTTGCTGCGTTCCTGCTGAAGTTTGGCTGGGGCTGGTCTTTTGCCATCCCCAGCCTGATCATGGCTTTTGTTGGGTTGATAGTGTATATTTTCCTGCCGATTAATCCTGAGGTAATGGAAATAGACATTGACAGCGGGGAATTTAACTGTGAGAAAGACACCGTGAAGGAGCCCCTTTTGGAACCGGGCCAAGAAGTGAAACATAAGGCAGTAGGTTTCTTAGAGGCATGGAGGATTCCTGGAGTAGCGCCATTTGCTCTTTGCCTCTTTTTCTCCAAACTGGTTGCATATACCTTCCTGTATTGGCTACCATTCTACATCAGCCATACAC GTATTGGTGGTGAGTACCTCTCTGATGCTATGGCCGGCAGCTTATCTACAATCTTCGATGTTGGTGGTGTGTTGGGAGGAGTTCTTGCTGGTCACATCTCTGATCGCTTAAATGCGCGGGCAATCACGGCTGCTAGCTTCATGTATTGTGCGATACCTGCCCTATTCTTGTACCGCACATATGGAAGCATGTCGATAGTGTGGAATATCTGCCTCATGTTCATCACTGGCATGTTTGTCAACGGGCCTTATGCCCTGATCACAACTGCTGTGTCAGCTGACCTTGGCACTCACAGCTCTTTGAATGGCAATTCCCGAGCCCTGGCCACTGTGACAGCAATCATTGATGGGACAGGATCTGTCGGTGCTGCCATTGGACCTTTGGTGACAGGATACATCTCATCGAAGAGTTGGAGTGCTGTGTTCACAATGTTGATGGCAGCAGCTCTCCTTGCTGGGCTCCTCTTGACAAAGCTTGTATGTGCTGAGCTGAAAGGAAAAGTGCCTTCGAGTGCTAGCAAGGACGCCACTGGTGCACAAGGTGCCTACTCAAACGAAGTGTAA